CCAGGGAGGACGTAGGATGTCATCATGACTTCACGCCTCCCCCGTCGCATCGCCCGCGTCCGGCCTGCCCAGGCTCCAACCGTCGCCGGCCAAACGTTGGCCCGCCAGTCTCCTGACGAGCACTTCTTTGTGGCCAACGACGCCCAGGATTTCACTTCCGTGGAAGGCACCCGGTGGACCGTGGTGGAGTCCCCTTTCCCGGCGTCGAGGGCCAATGCCAACAGCCCTGCCAGGGAAGGATGGGAGCTGGGCGCCGTGGTGGGCCAGGATGCTTTTGCTTTCCTTGCACCTTCAGTACCTGTGAACGTCTTGGGAATGGCACACAACACCGGGCAGCCGGGCCGTGACCTGCCTCCCCAGGCTTTCCACAAGGCGGCTTCGAGCGTGATCGGCCCTGGTGAGGCCATCCAGCTGGACTCCACCGTGGGCTACGTTGACCCGGAAGCGGAACTGACGGTCGTCGTCGGGCGCCCTGCGCGAGGCTTGACGCTGGAAACGGCTCGGTCAGCGGTTCTCGGCTACACCATCGGCAACGACGTATCGGCAAGGGACCTGCAAAAGACCGACGAACTCTGGATCAGCGCCAAGAGCCAGGACACGTTTACTCCGGCGGGTCCTTGGATGGTCACCGATCTTGACGATTCGAACCTGGAGATCGGGATCGTGCACAACGGCAACGAACTCAAGACCGCCAGTTCTGCTGACCTGGGCTGGAAGGTGGACGAGATCCTGGTCTACCTGAGCTCGTTCATGACGCTCCAGCCCGGCGATCTGGTGCTGACAGGGTTCCCCGCAGAGTGCGCCCGCATCCAACCCGGTGACACCGTGGCATGCCGGGTTGAAGGAATCGGCGAGCTCCGGAACCCCGTCACCAGCGCATCCTGGGAGGATCAGCCCGCTTAATGTGTCAGGCTTAAGCCATGGAGACAGCTGCGGACGCCACTGGGCTACGCCCGTCTCCCCCACAGAAACCACCCCGCACACGGCACCGCGGAGTCCTCAAATACCCCGTCGTGCGGCAACTGGCCCGCTTCACCGGAGTCGGAGTGGTGTGCACGGCAAGCTCCCTGGCCATTTACGCGTTGTTGCGTCCGTGGATTGACCCTCAACTGGCCAACGCCGTGGCACTGATTGTGACGTCCCTGATGAATACTGCGTTGAACCGACGGCTCACGTTCAAGATCACGGGCAAACATCAACGCACCCGGGACCACCTCAGTGGCGTCATAGTGATCGCCATTGCCTTGGTCATCACGGGCGGCAGCCTGGGCGTCCTGCACCTTATCCGGCCGGAAGCCACAGTTACCGAAGAATTATGGACCACCACGTTGTCCGGCTTCGTGGCCACAGCGGTCCGGTTTACCTTGCTGAGGCACTGGATTTTCCGGCGCGCACGGCACATGTAGTCCGCCGTGCCGCTGCAACCGGCCCCAGCGCAGCTATCCCGCTTGCGGGGATGCCAGGTTCCGGACGCGTCCGACGGCGGTTTCCACGGCGTCGGCGGCCTGCTCCAGTTCGGTGTCGGTGACAGTTGAGGTGAAGCTGAAGCGTACGGCCGTCTGGGCCGTTTCAGGCGCGATGCCCAGGGCCACCAAAACGGGTGACGGAGCATCGGATCCTGCAGCGCAGGCCGAGCCGCTGGAACACACCACGCCAAGCCGCTCAAGCTCCAGCAACACTGACTCTCCGCTGGTGCCCGGGAAACAGAAAGACGCCACCGACGGCAGACGCTGCAGCCGGTGGCCGGTGACCACAGCGCCCGCGACACCGGCCAGGATCCGTTCAATGAAATGATCCCTCAATCCCGAGACTCGAGCGGCCTGTTCCGGTTGCTCAGCGCTGGCCAACGACAACGCAGTGGACAGCGCCACCGCGCCGGCCACGTTCTCCGTTCCCGAGCGTTTACCCCGCTCCTGGCCCCCACCATGAACCAAGGGCTCCACCCGGAGCCGCCCTTTGGTGAAGAGCACACCTGATCCCTTGGGGGCACCAAGTTTGTGTCCGGACATGCTCAGTGCGTCCACCCCGAGCGCTTTGACGTCCAAGGGCAACCACCCGGCAGCCTGGACGGCATCGGTGTGGAAGGGGACACCGTGTTCCCGCGCCACTGCTGCCAGGGCTGATATTGGCTGGACCGTTCCGATCTCGTTGTTCGCGTACATGATGCTGACCAACGCTGTTTCCGGCCGCAACACGGCAGCCAGTCCCTCAACGGAGACCAGGCCCTCACTGTCCACCGGCAGCACATCCACGATGAACCCGTGCATCCGCTCCAAGTACCTCGCCGATTCCTCCACGGCGGGATGTTCGATCGCGCTGATGACCACCCTGTTCAGTGTCGGATCAGCCGACCGCCGGGCCAGCGCGATACCTTTCACGGCCAGGTTGTCTGCTTCAGAGCCTCCGGAAGTGAAGGTCACCTCACCGGCACGGCAGTTGAGGATCTTCGCGACGCCGGCACGCGCCCCGGCGAGCGCTGCTGCTGCCGCTTCACCCAGGGTGTGGTGGCTGGAGGGGTTGCCGAACTCACCGCTCAAGTACGGCCACATGGCCTCAAGTGCCTCCCGGCGTACGGGGGTGGTGGCTGCGGCGTCGAGGAAGATCATGGGAGGGTCAGGCTGTCTCTAGAACAACGTCGAGACCGAGATCGAGCGCGCTCACGCTGTGGGTCAGGCCCCCAATGGAGATCACGTCCACCCCGGCAGCGGCAATTTCCGTGACCGTGGAGACGTTGACGTTGCCGCTGGCTTCCACCATGGCCCTGCCGTCCACCTGCTTGACCCCGGCCCGGAGTTCCTCGATGGAGAAATTATCCAGCATGATGGTGTCCACGCCGGCCGCCAGCACGGGTTCGATCTGCTCTGCGCGGTCCACTTCAACTTCGAAGTGCGTGGTGTGGCCCAGCCGGGCTTTGGCAGCAACCAGCAGCTCGGTCAGCTTGGTGGAGTCGCCGCCGGTCATGACGGCCAGGTGGTTGTCCTTGGCCAGCACGGCATCGGAGAGGCTGTAGCGGTGGTTCGCTCCCCCACCGCAGCGCACGGCGTAGCGTTCCAGCACCCGCAAGCCCGGCGTGGTCTTACGGGTGTCCGTGATCCTGGCGCGGGTACCTTCCACGAGCCGGACGAATTCGGCGGTCTTCGTGGCTATGGCACTCATCCGCTGCACCAGGTTGAGCCCAACGCGTTCAGCGAGCAGCACGGAGCGGGCGCTGCCGCTGACCCGCGCAAGGTGCGTGCCGGCGTCGAACGGTTCACCATCGGCGAGCAGCAGTTCCACCTCGGTGTCCGGGTCCACCAGCTTCATGGCATCGCGGAACACGGTGCCTCCGCTGAACACGCCGGGTACCCGTGCGTTCAGCACGGCGGTTGCCCGGGCGTCGGCGGGGATCAGCAACTGGGAGGTGATGTCCCCGCTGGGCGCGTCCTCCGCGAATGCCCGTTCCAGGATCTCCCGGACAGGGGCTGCGGGGAGGGTCAGGTTAGTCATGGACGAGGCTCACTTTCCGGCTCATGGTGTAACGCTTGTCAAAATCGTCGACGGCGGCTGGTTCGCTCACGCTGTCGCTGCGGTAATGCGCCCCAAGGACTCCCGCCGTTCCCGGGCCGCATGCACCAGTAACTGCGCAGCCAACAGAAGATTGGAGTCCTCATGTTCCCGGACATCAAAGGAATCAGGAACATTCAAGGGCAGAACCTCACCCTCCCAAGACCCAAGAACTTCTGCGGCCTCAGCCAACAACTGACCATCACGCAACACGCCGGCCTTGGCTGTCATGAGGCGGCGAAGTGCCTGCCGTGAGAACCCACTGGAGGAGGCAGGGTGGGCGAGCGGATGCCCCTCCAACAATTCCAGCGGCGCCGGAGGCCCCGACAGCGCCGTTGCCGCGTGAGCGCCCGAACCGGCCGCCGAGCTTGCGAGGCGATCGCCGGTTCGAGGCGCGAGCGCAGGCGCCAAGGGGCCTGCGGTGCCGTCAGGCGACTCACCAGAGAGAAAAGCGTCAACAGCCCGCCGCCCAAACACCAGTCCCTCAAGCAGGGAGTTACTGGCCAAGCGATTGGCCCCCTGCACACCGGTACAAGCGACTTCACCGGCAGCGAGCAAACCAGGAACAGAGGTGCGGCCGTAGAGGTCAGTCACCACCCCACCCATCCAGTAGTGGGCCGCCGGCGCCACAGGGACCAGTTCCCGGGTCCAGTCGACGCCTGCTTGGCGGGTCCTCGTGCTGAGGGTCGGGAACCGCTTGGCCAGGAAACCGCTGCCCCTCTGCTCTTCAATCACGGTGGCGTCGAGGAAAACGTGGCCGTTGGGGTCGCCGAGTTTCGCCAAGTGCAGGGCGATGCTGCGGGAGACGACGTCCCGGGGTGCAAGTTCGGCATCCGGGTGGTAGCCGGGCATGAACCGGTGCCCCTGGGCATCCACGAGGACGGCACCTTCCCCGCGGACGGCCTCGGAGATCAGCAGGGGGTCGTTGTTGCCTTCCACCTCCTGGGCTTCGGCCGGAAGCACCATGCAGGTGGGGTGGAACTGGAAGAACTCAAGGTCGGCGACGGCCGCGCCGACGCGCCATGCGAGCGCCAGGCCATCCGCCGTGGCGACGGAGGGGTTGGTGGTTTGGGCGAAAAGCTGTCCGGCGCCCCCGGTGGCCAACAGCACGGAGTCGCCGTGGACGCCGAGGTGGCGCCCGTCGTGGAGGAAATTGGCTCCCACCACACGGCCACCCTGCTGTCCGCCCAGCGAGAGCGACGTGACGTGGGCGTGCCCGATGACCTGGATTTTGCCGGCTGCTTGATAGTCCAGGACAGTGCGGATCAGCGCGGCCGCCACCCCGGCGCCGGTGGCGTCGCCGCCGGCGTGCAGAATCCGCGGAGCGGAGTGCGCGGCTTCAAGACCCAAGGCGGGGTCGCCGTCGTCGTCAAGGTCGAACTCGACGCCGAACCGCCCCAGCCCGGCGATGTCCAGCCGCGCCTCGGTGCACAACACCCGCACCGCCTCTTCGTTGCAGTGTCCTGCACCGGCTGTGAGGGTGTCGGCTATGTGGGCCGCAACAGTGTCTCCGGGAGCAGCCTCGTCCAGAACGGCCGAGATGCCACCTTGGGCGTAGTAGGTGTTGCTGTCTGCAAGGGCTCCCTTGGTCAGCAACACCACTTCCGCCCCGGCTTCCGCGGCCAACAGGGCTGAGTACAGTCCTGCGATGCCGCTTCCGACGACGATCAGCCGCTGGGGGCGGGCCCGCCAGTAAGGCTCTCTGTAGTCATGTGGGGCTCGATTCGGCTAGTCCAATGGGGTGTGCCCGGCGGTTAGGCGGGCTTGGCTGCCAGCATGCGCTCCAGCGCAATCTTGGCGTTGTCCTGCACGGAGTCGTCCACGGTAATGCGGTTGACTACGCGTCCTTCCACCAGTTCCTCAAGGACCCAGGCGAGGTAACCCGGGTGGATGCGGTACATGGTGGAGCACGGGCAGATGACCGGAT
Above is a genomic segment from Arthrobacter sp. YN containing:
- a CDS encoding fumarylacetoacetate hydrolase family protein; translated protein: MTSRLPRRIARVRPAQAPTVAGQTLARQSPDEHFFVANDAQDFTSVEGTRWTVVESPFPASRANANSPAREGWELGAVVGQDAFAFLAPSVPVNVLGMAHNTGQPGRDLPPQAFHKAASSVIGPGEAIQLDSTVGYVDPEAELTVVVGRPARGLTLETARSAVLGYTIGNDVSARDLQKTDELWISAKSQDTFTPAGPWMVTDLDDSNLEIGIVHNGNELKTASSADLGWKVDEILVYLSSFMTLQPGDLVLTGFPAECARIQPGDTVACRVEGIGELRNPVTSASWEDQPA
- a CDS encoding GtrA family protein — protein: METAADATGLRPSPPQKPPRTRHRGVLKYPVVRQLARFTGVGVVCTASSLAIYALLRPWIDPQLANAVALIVTSLMNTALNRRLTFKITGKHQRTRDHLSGVIVIAIALVITGGSLGVLHLIRPEATVTEELWTTTLSGFVATAVRFTLLRHWIFRRARHM
- a CDS encoding cysteine desulfurase family protein is translated as MIFLDAAATTPVRREALEAMWPYLSGEFGNPSSHHTLGEAAAAALAGARAGVAKILNCRAGEVTFTSGGSEADNLAVKGIALARRSADPTLNRVVISAIEHPAVEESARYLERMHGFIVDVLPVDSEGLVSVEGLAAVLRPETALVSIMYANNEIGTVQPISALAAVAREHGVPFHTDAVQAAGWLPLDVKALGVDALSMSGHKLGAPKGSGVLFTKGRLRVEPLVHGGGQERGKRSGTENVAGAVALSTALSLASAEQPEQAARVSGLRDHFIERILAGVAGAVVTGHRLQRLPSVASFCFPGTSGESVLLELERLGVVCSSGSACAAGSDAPSPVLVALGIAPETAQTAVRFSFTSTVTDTELEQAADAVETAVGRVRNLASPQAG
- the nadC gene encoding carboxylating nicotinate-nucleotide diphosphorylase, whose translation is MTNLTLPAAPVREILERAFAEDAPSGDITSQLLIPADARATAVLNARVPGVFSGGTVFRDAMKLVDPDTEVELLLADGEPFDAGTHLARVSGSARSVLLAERVGLNLVQRMSAIATKTAEFVRLVEGTRARITDTRKTTPGLRVLERYAVRCGGGANHRYSLSDAVLAKDNHLAVMTGGDSTKLTELLVAAKARLGHTTHFEVEVDRAEQIEPVLAAGVDTIMLDNFSIEELRAGVKQVDGRAMVEASGNVNVSTVTEIAAAGVDVISIGGLTHSVSALDLGLDVVLETA
- a CDS encoding L-aspartate oxidase, translating into MAAEAGAEVVLLTKGALADSNTYYAQGGISAVLDEAAPGDTVAAHIADTLTAGAGHCNEEAVRVLCTEARLDIAGLGRFGVEFDLDDDGDPALGLEAAHSAPRILHAGGDATGAGVAAALIRTVLDYQAAGKIQVIGHAHVTSLSLGGQQGGRVVGANFLHDGRHLGVHGDSVLLATGGAGQLFAQTTNPSVATADGLALAWRVGAAVADLEFFQFHPTCMVLPAEAQEVEGNNDPLLISEAVRGEGAVLVDAQGHRFMPGYHPDAELAPRDVVSRSIALHLAKLGDPNGHVFLDATVIEEQRGSGFLAKRFPTLSTRTRQAGVDWTRELVPVAPAAHYWMGGVVTDLYGRTSVPGLLAAGEVACTGVQGANRLASNSLLEGLVFGRRAVDAFLSGESPDGTAGPLAPALAPRTGDRLASSAAGSGAHAATALSGPPAPLELLEGHPLAHPASSSGFSRQALRRLMTAKAGVLRDGQLLAEAAEVLGSWEGEVLPLNVPDSFDVREHEDSNLLLAAQLLVHAARERRESLGRITAATA